A single window of Deltaproteobacteria bacterium DNA harbors:
- a CDS encoding respiratory nitrate reductase subunit gamma, whose translation MTPAREILGNIPPGLQAAMYVATLGAAAVAALKIAAQVRRWRRGGPEPRLLPRAERLRAFARRAVAQRDIAERDRLAGAMHRMIFWGFAVLFLATVLTAIDHDLGIPLLHGPFYLFFAFVVDLFGVLFIAGLLLAVYRRYVVRLAQLGYGRPGDAAALLCLLLAGVTGFWLEGARIALDGWPDYERLSFAGWFSGLLLEPLVSSWPSAHRIIWSLHIAAVSALFACLPFTRLLHMLATPANLLLRARPLGGLRPVRGEAAPQATFAAFSWKQLLELDACTSCGRCSQVCPATTAGKPLSPMLVIQHLREALAGERPAGDLIGAVVAPDELWSCTTCGACEEVCPVAINHIDRLVDLRRVLVDRGEIQATGARALESMLGKDNPWDHAPGERARWAERLGLRVLREGESCDTIYWIGCAGAYDEQARSVSEAVAKLLQRAGVDFAILGAREGCTGDLARRLGEEGLFAELARRNTAVIRAHGVTRIITHCPHCLNTFRTEYDLAGIEIVHHSQLLQQLVSAGRLQPARPAAQRVTLHDPCYLGRYNGLFDQPRAALAAIPQVELKEMPRARAQSFCCGGGGGQVLIDVKGGQRIPNLRFAEAAALDVDVIATACPFCKIMLAPVPAEGGLEGRVVVKDIAELLAQACL comes from the coding sequence ACATCCCGCCGGGGCTGCAAGCCGCCATGTACGTGGCCACCCTCGGCGCTGCCGCGGTGGCGGCGCTGAAGATTGCCGCGCAGGTGCGGCGCTGGCGCCGCGGCGGCCCCGAGCCGCGCCTGCTGCCGCGGGCCGAGCGCCTGCGCGCCTTCGCCCGGCGCGCCGTCGCCCAGCGCGACATCGCCGAGCGCGATCGCCTCGCCGGCGCCATGCACCGGATGATCTTCTGGGGCTTCGCCGTCCTGTTTCTCGCCACCGTTCTCACCGCCATCGATCACGACCTCGGCATCCCGCTGCTGCACGGCCCATTCTATCTGTTCTTCGCCTTTGTCGTGGACCTGTTCGGGGTGCTGTTCATTGCCGGCCTGTTGCTGGCGGTCTACCGCCGCTATGTCGTGCGCCTCGCCCAGCTCGGCTACGGCCGTCCCGGCGACGCCGCGGCGTTGCTCTGCCTGCTGCTGGCCGGCGTCACCGGCTTCTGGCTCGAAGGTGCGCGCATCGCGCTCGACGGTTGGCCGGATTATGAACGGCTCTCCTTCGCCGGTTGGTTCAGTGGGCTGCTGCTCGAACCGCTGGTGTCGTCGTGGCCGTCGGCGCATCGGATCATCTGGAGCCTGCACATCGCCGCGGTCAGCGCGCTGTTTGCGTGCCTGCCGTTCACGCGCCTCCTGCACATGCTTGCGACGCCGGCCAACTTACTGTTACGTGCGCGCCCGTTGGGGGGGTTGCGGCCGGTGCGCGGCGAGGCCGCGCCGCAAGCCACGTTCGCGGCCTTCAGCTGGAAGCAGTTGCTCGAACTCGACGCCTGCACCAGTTGCGGCCGGTGCTCGCAGGTCTGCCCGGCCACTACCGCCGGCAAGCCGCTGTCGCCGATGCTGGTGATCCAACACCTGCGCGAAGCGCTTGCGGGCGAGCGGCCGGCCGGCGATCTCATCGGTGCGGTGGTCGCCCCCGACGAGCTGTGGTCGTGCACCACCTGCGGCGCTTGCGAGGAAGTCTGCCCGGTGGCCATCAATCACATCGATCGCCTGGTGGACTTGCGCCGCGTGCTGGTTGACCGCGGCGAAATTCAAGCCACCGGCGCGCGCGCGCTCGAAAGCATGTTGGGCAAGGACAATCCCTGGGACCACGCCCCCGGCGAACGCGCGCGCTGGGCCGAGCGGCTGGGCCTGCGCGTGCTGCGCGAGGGCGAGTCGTGCGACACCATCTACTGGATCGGCTGCGCCGGCGCTTACGACGAACAGGCCCGCAGCGTCTCCGAGGCGGTGGCCAAGCTGCTCCAGCGCGCCGGCGTGGACTTCGCCATCCTCGGCGCCCGCGAAGGCTGCACCGGCGACCTCGCGCGCCGGCTGGGCGAGGAAGGGCTGTTCGCGGAGCTGGCCCGCCGCAACACCGCTGTGATTCGCGCCCACGGCGTGACACGAATTATCACCCACTGCCCGCATTGCCTGAACACTTTTCGCACGGAGTACGATCTCGCGGGCATCGAGATCGTTCACCACAGCCAGTTACTACAGCAGTTGGTGAGCGCTGGCCGCTTGCAGCCGGCGCGGCCGGCGGCTCAGCGCGTCACCCTGCACGACCCCTGCTACCTCGGCCGCTACAACGGCCTATTCGACCAGCCGCGCGCCGCGCTCGCCGCGATCCCGCAGGTCGAGCTGAAGGAGATGCCGCGGGCACGGGCACAGTCGTTCTGCTGCGGCGGCGGCGGCGGCCAGGTGTTGATCGACGTAAAGGGCGGCCAGCGTATCCCCAACCTCCGCTTTGCCGAGGCCGCCGCCCTCGACGTCGACGTGATCGCCACCGCCTGCCCGTTCTGCAAGATCATGCTAGCCCCGGTGCCCGCCGAAGGCGGCCTCGAAGGCCGAGTGGTCGTGAAAGACATTGCCGAGCTGCTGGCCCAGGCGTGCCTATGA
- a CDS encoding FAD-dependent oxidoreductase, producing MADFDYLFTPIKVGTMTVPNRICETTYSINAGRADGLPDAAFIEHHLQKARGGVGWIGSQTWLLPTPLPPGHAGEVLAGQGAISFAVYQSPKFVERVRQFTDAVRACGAVSVMQLTHLQSLMGPSPVPISLLYDHVPSALEPEHIEFILDTYWKAAEKFHEAGADAVEIHCAHETLPQWFLSPYTNKRGDQWGGSPENRVRFVVEAVRRIRERVARELNVGLRINADEYKEGGYTLEDMKAMAQLICSQVSLDFLNVDVGSPWGMPSYIPPMQYPLAAFAYAAAEIRQVVNLPVLYAGRVNDPVLAERLLAEGQADLIGMTRASLADPDFPRKARSGQLDDIRKCIGCNTCIGKVIHDEVKSPVCAVNPVIGHEREWAAVAPAKTPKRVIVIGAGAGGLEAARVAAMRGHKVIVLERNAEIGGQLLIAAKAPRREGFLDFPRYQEFQLRRLNVKLRLNTVATAEMVLGLQPEVVIAATGSLPRTLEVAGSGQDNVVQSWDVLRGTREVGGRVVIVSEDDGMETPSVADFLAAQGKQVEILHKWLMIGSRIERYTQGIVFYWLYKNGVVISPSTRVRAIEGSTVIAYNSHTSAERRIEGVDHVVLSLGSQGDNGLYRALKGRVPELYLVGSAFAPRRLVEATQHGARIGKMI from the coding sequence ATGGCTGACTTCGACTACCTGTTCACCCCGATCAAGGTCGGGACAATGACGGTGCCCAACCGCATCTGCGAGACCACCTATTCCATCAACGCCGGCCGGGCCGACGGCTTGCCCGACGCCGCCTTCATCGAGCACCACTTGCAAAAGGCGCGCGGCGGCGTCGGCTGGATCGGCAGCCAGACCTGGCTGCTGCCCACGCCCTTGCCGCCGGGCCACGCCGGCGAGGTACTGGCGGGACAGGGGGCGATTTCGTTTGCCGTCTACCAGTCGCCGAAGTTCGTCGAGCGAGTCAGGCAATTCACCGACGCGGTGCGCGCCTGCGGCGCGGTCAGCGTCATGCAGCTCACTCACCTGCAATCGCTGATGGGCCCGTCGCCGGTGCCGATCTCTCTGCTGTACGATCACGTCCCCTCCGCACTCGAGCCGGAGCACATCGAGTTCATCCTCGACACTTATTGGAAGGCAGCGGAGAAGTTCCACGAAGCGGGGGCCGACGCGGTCGAGATCCATTGCGCTCACGAGACGCTGCCGCAGTGGTTTCTGTCGCCCTACACCAACAAGCGCGGCGATCAGTGGGGTGGCTCGCCGGAGAATCGCGTCCGCTTCGTCGTCGAAGCCGTCCGCCGCATTCGCGAGCGGGTAGCGCGCGAGTTGAACGTCGGGCTGCGCATCAACGCCGACGAGTACAAAGAAGGCGGCTATACCCTCGAAGACATGAAGGCGATGGCGCAGCTGATCTGCAGCCAGGTGTCGCTCGACTTCCTCAACGTCGACGTCGGCTCGCCCTGGGGCATGCCGAGCTACATTCCGCCGATGCAGTATCCGCTGGCGGCCTTCGCCTACGCCGCCGCCGAGATTCGCCAGGTGGTCAACCTGCCCGTGCTCTACGCCGGCCGCGTCAACGATCCGGTGTTGGCCGAGCGCCTGCTGGCGGAAGGCCAGGCCGATCTGATCGGGATGACGCGCGCCTCGCTCGCCGATCCCGACTTCCCGCGCAAGGCGCGTTCCGGGCAGCTCGACGACATTCGCAAGTGCATCGGCTGCAACACCTGCATCGGCAAGGTCATCCACGACGAGGTCAAGTCGCCGGTGTGCGCGGTCAATCCGGTCATCGGCCACGAACGCGAGTGGGCCGCGGTCGCGCCGGCCAAGACGCCCAAGCGCGTAATCGTGATCGGCGCCGGTGCCGGCGGGCTCGAAGCCGCGCGGGTGGCGGCCATGCGTGGTCACAAGGTGATCGTGCTGGAGCGCAACGCCGAGATCGGTGGCCAGCTGCTGATTGCCGCCAAGGCACCGCGGCGCGAGGGTTTCCTCGACTTTCCGCGCTACCAAGAATTTCAGCTGCGCCGGCTGAACGTCAAGCTGCGGCTCAATACCGTGGCCACGGCCGAAATGGTGCTCGGCTTGCAGCCCGAGGTGGTGATTGCTGCCACCGGCTCGCTGCCGCGAACGCTCGAGGTAGCGGGCAGTGGTCAGGACAACGTCGTGCAAAGCTGGGACGTGCTGCGCGGCACCCGCGAAGTCGGCGGCCGCGTCGTCATCGTCTCGGAGGACGACGGCATGGAAACCCCGAGCGTGGCCGACTTCCTCGCCGCCCAAGGCAAGCAGGTGGAGATCTTGCACAAGTGGCTGATGATCGGCAGCCGCATCGAGCGCTACACCCAGGGCATCGTCTTCTACTGGCTCTATAAGAACGGCGTCGTGATCAGCCCTTCGACCCGCGTGCGCGCTATCGAGGGCTCGACCGTTATCGCGTACAACTCACACACCAGCGCAGAGCGGCGCATCGAAGGCGTCGACCACGTCGTGCTGAGTCTCGGAAGCCAGGGCGACAACGGCTTGTACCGGGCGCTCAAGGGCCGGGTGCCGGAGCTCTACCTGGTGGGCTCAGCCTTCGCCCCGCGCCGCCTGGTCGAGGCCACCCAGCATGGCGCCCGCATCGGCAAGATGATCTGA